A single Endozoicomonas sp. NE40 DNA region contains:
- a CDS encoding trimeric intracellular cation channel family protein — protein MLEILYIVAITVEAMSGAIAAGKKQMDPFGILIIACVTAFGGGMLRDIVLDNHPLVWIGRPDFLIITCSAALLIILIRPWIRYLTEAFMVLDGIGLITFSIIGAQKTLQLGHSYFIASIMAVFTGAFGGIIRDILCNQVPLVFRKELYGSISFLAAWLYFGLTMTSLSMTTCIVITLITGFALRMLAITMNLELPKFNFDDQNKKG, from the coding sequence TTGCTCGAAATACTCTACATCGTAGCGATCACCGTAGAAGCCATGTCCGGAGCCATTGCTGCTGGCAAGAAACAGATGGACCCTTTTGGCATACTCATTATTGCCTGTGTGACGGCTTTTGGTGGTGGAATGCTGCGCGATATTGTTCTGGACAATCACCCCCTTGTCTGGATTGGTCGACCTGATTTTTTGATAATTACCTGTTCAGCTGCTTTACTCATCATCCTGATTCGCCCGTGGATTCGGTACCTGACAGAAGCCTTTATGGTTCTGGATGGCATAGGGCTGATCACGTTCAGTATTATTGGCGCTCAAAAAACACTTCAGTTAGGCCACAGCTATTTTATCGCCAGTATTATGGCGGTATTTACTGGTGCTTTCGGAGGCATTATCAGGGATATTCTCTGCAATCAGGTGCCACTGGTTTTCAGAAAAGAGCTTTATGGAAGCATCTCTTTTCTGGCGGCATGGTTGTACTTTGGCCTGACCATGACATCACTGTCGATGACAACCTGCATTGTCATCACCCTGATTACAGGCTTTGCCCTGCGGATGCTGGCCATCACTATGAATCTCGAGCTGCCTAAATTTAATTTCGACGATCAGAATAAAAAAGGCTGA
- the accC gene encoding acetyl-CoA carboxylase biotin carboxylase subunit, which yields MLDKIVIANRGEIALRVLRACKELGVKTVAVHSKADEDLMHVHLADESVCIGPNSPVESYLNIPAIISAAEVTDATAIHPGYGFLSENADFAEQVERSGFTFIGPSADVIRLMGDKVSAIAAMKKAGVPTVPGSDGPLTSDTERTLSIARRIGYPVIIKASGGGGGRGMRVIHEESELLNGISLTKSEAKAAFNNDTVYLEKFLQNPRHVEFQVLADGQGGAIHLGDRDCSLQRRHQKVIEEAPAPYIDEDARATVAAACTRACIEIGYRGAGTFEFLYEDGHFYFIEMNTRVQVEHPVTEMISGVDIVKEQLRIASGHPLSITQEDVVLQGHAFECRINAEDSTTFMPSPGKVTQFHAPGGNGVRVDSHLYNGYTVPPYYDSLIAKLVTFGPDRETALKRMRNALDEAVIEGIRTNIPLHQELVRDTNFQKGGVNIHYLESKLANKLAED from the coding sequence ATGCTGGATAAAATCGTTATTGCCAACCGGGGTGAAATCGCCCTGAGGGTGCTGCGAGCCTGTAAAGAGCTGGGTGTTAAAACCGTTGCAGTCCACTCCAAAGCCGATGAAGACCTGATGCATGTCCACCTGGCTGACGAGTCAGTGTGCATTGGCCCAAACAGCCCGGTCGAAAGTTACCTGAATATTCCGGCGATTATCAGCGCTGCCGAAGTGACGGATGCCACCGCTATTCACCCCGGTTACGGTTTCCTGTCTGAAAACGCTGATTTTGCCGAACAGGTTGAGCGCAGCGGTTTCACATTTATCGGACCGTCCGCTGACGTAATTCGTCTGATGGGGGACAAGGTTTCCGCAATCGCCGCCATGAAAAAGGCGGGCGTACCCACCGTTCCCGGTTCCGATGGCCCTCTGACCAGTGACACCGAACGCACGCTCTCAATCGCCCGTCGCATTGGTTATCCGGTTATTATCAAAGCGTCCGGTGGCGGCGGTGGTCGCGGCATGCGTGTGATTCATGAGGAATCCGAACTGCTGAACGGCATCAGCCTCACCAAGTCAGAAGCCAAGGCGGCTTTCAATAACGATACGGTTTATCTGGAAAAATTCCTGCAAAACCCCCGTCATGTTGAGTTTCAGGTGCTTGCTGACGGCCAGGGTGGTGCAATCCATCTGGGCGACCGTGACTGCTCCCTGCAGCGTCGCCACCAGAAGGTGATCGAAGAAGCACCCGCTCCCTACATCGACGAAGATGCCCGGGCAACGGTTGCAGCCGCCTGCACCCGCGCCTGCATTGAAATCGGCTACAGGGGCGCAGGTACGTTTGAATTCCTGTATGAAGACGGCCACTTTTATTTCATTGAAATGAATACCCGTGTTCAGGTTGAACACCCGGTCACCGAGATGATCTCCGGTGTCGACATCGTCAAAGAGCAGCTCCGCATCGCCAGCGGGCATCCTCTGAGCATTACTCAGGAAGACGTTGTGCTGCAGGGGCATGCCTTCGAATGCCGGATTAACGCAGAAGACTCAACCACCTTCATGCCTTCTCCGGGCAAAGTGACCCAGTTCCATGCGCCTGGCGGCAACGGTGTTCGCGTGGACTCGCATCTTTACAACGGCTATACGGTACCGCCTTACTACGATTCGCTGATAGCCAAACTGGTGACCTTTGGGCCGGATCGCGAGACCGCCCTGAAAAGGATGCGCAATGCACTCGACGAAGCCGTGATTGAAGGTATCCGAACCAATATTCCTCTGCATCAGGAGCTGGTTCGTGACACCAATTTCCAGAAAGGTGGTGTCAATATCCACTATCTTGAGAGCAAGCTGGCAAACAAACTGGCTGAAGACTGA
- a CDS encoding ABC transporter permease, which yields MNLPTKSRCHSSLLSLIATAAIILLWQTGCDTGMINTNFLPSPLVIGTTLFEETMQGELLQHIQASIIRLLSSASSGIICGLLAGLAIHLSTMTRSVLSPWISSLFAVPKIALLPLLVMWLGTGESSRFAMIALGVALPTAIYTWHSLDHVEYKWIELGKALRLSRYQAIRHILLPAALPNILTGIRLSTTIGIILLTAAEMLGSSSGVGFYLMNAGNLALVEQMMSGIVVLILLANGFNLLLALVSGCN from the coding sequence ATGAATTTACCAACAAAATCACGATGTCATTCATCGCTGCTGAGCCTGATAGCCACAGCAGCCATTATCCTCCTTTGGCAGACCGGCTGTGACACCGGCATGATTAACACCAACTTTCTACCTTCCCCCCTTGTCATTGGAACAACATTGTTTGAAGAAACGATGCAGGGTGAGCTTCTTCAACATATACAGGCATCCATCATTCGTCTTCTGAGCAGTGCATCCTCCGGTATTATCTGTGGACTGCTGGCTGGTCTGGCGATACACCTCTCTACAATGACCCGTTCAGTACTCTCACCCTGGATTTCCAGCCTGTTTGCAGTGCCTAAAATAGCCCTGCTGCCTCTATTGGTGATGTGGCTGGGAACCGGCGAGAGCAGCCGCTTTGCCATGATCGCACTGGGGGTTGCCTTGCCCACGGCGATCTACACCTGGCACTCACTGGATCATGTTGAATATAAATGGATAGAGTTGGGTAAAGCATTGCGACTGTCTCGTTACCAGGCGATTCGTCATATACTGTTGCCAGCCGCGTTACCCAATATTCTGACGGGCATTCGCCTGTCCACCACCATTGGCATCATTCTGTTAACAGCTGCTGAAATGCTCGGGTCATCATCCGGAGTAGGCTTTTACCTTATGAATGCAGGGAATCTGGCTCTGGTCGAACAAATGATGTCGGGGATCGTTGTACTGATACTGCTTGCCAATGGTTTTAACCTGTTACTGGCTCTGGTCAGCGGGTGCAATTAA
- a CDS encoding ABC transporter ATP-binding protein, which yields MENCIEISDLGFAYETRPVLANVNFALKRSESLAILGQSGCGKSTLLRLIHQLLPPDDGTIHVNGQSSILFQDDRLLPWRTCLDNVGLALTRQSLTRPAKTEQTTALFEKLRIPEVCHQYPHALSGGMRQRVALARALINQPDLLLLDEPFAAVDHFTRQALIVELHQLRQTNPVSMVLVTHNIDEALFLSDRILILGNMPTSVQHSVEIPELPTDWQSFYRSKEVASIKVDILSTLETVQ from the coding sequence ATGGAAAACTGCATTGAGATCTCTGATCTTGGGTTTGCTTATGAAACCCGGCCAGTTCTTGCCAATGTAAACTTTGCACTGAAAAGGTCTGAGTCCCTGGCTATTCTGGGTCAGTCAGGCTGCGGAAAATCAACGTTACTGCGCCTGATTCATCAGCTTTTGCCACCTGATGACGGCACTATCCATGTTAACGGTCAATCATCCATTCTCTTTCAGGACGACCGCCTGCTGCCTTGGCGAACCTGCCTGGACAATGTGGGGCTTGCCCTTACCCGGCAGTCGCTAACACGCCCGGCTAAAACAGAGCAAACTACGGCTCTGTTTGAAAAACTTCGAATCCCGGAAGTCTGCCATCAGTATCCACACGCCTTATCTGGAGGCATGCGACAACGTGTTGCCCTGGCACGGGCTCTGATAAACCAGCCAGACTTGCTGCTTCTTGATGAACCATTCGCAGCGGTTGATCATTTCACCCGGCAGGCACTTATTGTTGAACTGCACCAGCTGCGCCAGACCAACCCCGTCTCAATGGTTCTGGTTACCCATAACATTGACGAAGCCCTGTTTCTCAGCGATCGAATACTCATTCTGGGCAACATGCCAACATCCGTTCAGCATTCGGTGGAAATACCAGAGCTACCAACAGACTGGCAAAGTTTCTATCGGTCAAAAGAGGTCGCCAGCATAAAAGTCGATATCCTCAGCACTCTGGAAACTGTGCAGTAA
- the ppa gene encoding inorganic diphosphatase codes for MSYANIPAGKSLPEDIYVAIEIPANASPIKYEIDKDIDALMVDRFMATPMFYPANYGYIPQTLADDGDPLDVLVVTPYPVVPGSVIRCRAVGMLNMSDESGQDEKLIAVPHDKLTPIYQDVQEYTDLPPLLLQQIEHFFENYKDLEPGKWVKIDGWKGRDAAFEVIKQSAANYKG; via the coding sequence ATGAGTTACGCTAACATTCCAGCAGGCAAAAGCCTTCCAGAAGATATCTACGTTGCCATTGAAATTCCGGCCAACGCATCACCCATCAAGTACGAGATTGACAAAGATATTGATGCCCTCATGGTAGACCGCTTTATGGCTACCCCGATGTTTTATCCGGCCAACTATGGCTATATCCCACAGACTCTGGCTGACGATGGCGACCCGCTGGATGTTCTGGTGGTAACACCTTATCCGGTCGTTCCGGGTTCTGTGATTCGCTGTCGCGCGGTCGGCATGCTGAATATGTCGGATGAAAGCGGCCAGGACGAAAAATTGATTGCCGTCCCACACGACAAACTGACCCCAATTTATCAGGACGTTCAGGAATACACCGACCTGCCCCCTCTGCTGTTACAGCAAATTGAACACTTCTTCGAAAATTACAAAGATCTGGAACCCGGCAAGTGGGTTAAAATTGATGGCTGGAAAGGACGTGACGCGGCCTTTGAAGTCATCAAACAGTCTGCTGCCAATTACAAGGGCTGA
- a CDS encoding UPF0236 family transposase-like protein, translating into MTTYGKVRLCERCLTVAGHRIRPFSENAHIHCRDYSLPLQRRLVDFASDSSFATASQKMEEHYGVIVPESSVRAITLGHARCMSEQSKASLKNCQECVGEGKQLIGEMDGSMIPVVLFDEEAEGDKRKARKVDWQEAKLCLVYEQGSCDKRHRVVMGEPGEAGDQWLSCAIEQGLNRQSSIHCVSDGAKWIASQADRVFASQGSFLVDYYHLCEYIADAAKECIGKDEKARKKWTDEQKTRMKAGESERVLAELEPYRNGKVGKEANKSEECHRYIRNRPGQFDYQAAEAANLPIGSGEIESSNRSVVQTRLKLPGAWWKPEHAHDMLNLRTLRANGDWNKYWKATG; encoded by the coding sequence ATGACCACTTACGGCAAAGTTCGTCTCTGTGAGCGATGCTTGACCGTTGCAGGGCATCGTATACGCCCTTTTTCCGAGAATGCCCATATCCACTGTCGTGACTACTCTTTACCGTTACAACGGCGATTGGTGGATTTTGCATCAGACAGTTCTTTTGCAACAGCTTCACAGAAAATGGAAGAGCATTATGGCGTTATCGTACCTGAGTCATCAGTACGAGCCATTACCCTGGGTCACGCCCGCTGCATGAGTGAGCAATCTAAAGCTTCCCTGAAAAATTGTCAGGAATGTGTAGGAGAAGGCAAGCAGCTGATTGGTGAAATGGACGGCAGCATGATTCCAGTGGTTCTTTTTGATGAAGAAGCTGAAGGCGACAAGCGCAAGGCCAGAAAAGTTGACTGGCAAGAGGCCAAGCTTTGCTTGGTTTATGAACAAGGAAGTTGCGATAAGCGACATCGTGTAGTTATGGGAGAGCCCGGTGAAGCAGGCGATCAGTGGTTGAGTTGCGCTATTGAGCAAGGTTTGAATCGGCAGTCATCTATTCATTGTGTAAGTGATGGGGCTAAGTGGATTGCCAGCCAGGCAGACCGCGTATTCGCATCTCAGGGAAGTTTTCTGGTGGATTACTATCACCTTTGTGAGTACATCGCAGATGCTGCTAAAGAGTGCATTGGAAAAGATGAAAAAGCCCGTAAAAAATGGACTGATGAACAAAAAACAAGAATGAAAGCAGGTGAGTCAGAGAGAGTTCTGGCAGAGCTTGAGCCTTATCGTAACGGTAAGGTTGGAAAGGAAGCCAACAAATCGGAAGAGTGTCATCGCTATATCAGGAATCGTCCCGGACAATTTGATTATCAGGCGGCAGAAGCTGCCAATTTGCCTATCGGTTCAGGTGAAATAGAGAGCTCCAATCGTTCTGTTGTTCAAACCCGGTTGAAACTTCCCGGAGCATGGTGGAAACCAGAGCATGCTCACGATATGTTGAACCTTAGAACTTTAAGGGCTAATGGTGACTGGAATAAGTACTGGAAAGCCACTGGATAG
- the prmA gene encoding 50S ribosomal protein L11 methyltransferase, producing MPWIQIRLDTNSDHAAELEDLLLEAGASAVTLQDGKDQPLFEPEPGSTPLWHHTVVIGLFDAHTDMDEVISILKHQYQRDPFPNHKIEIVEDKDWEREWMTHFVPMQFGTRLWVCPSWKEVPEPDAVNLMLDPGLAFGTGTHPTTALCLEWLEKQGDLSEKSVVDYGCGSGILAIAALLLGARCVTGVDLDPQALTATIDNAERNRIAPEKLQVFLPEKAPQEKVDIVLANILAGPLVQLAPTLAEYLEPGGKIALSGILSEQTDSIVATYSEWFDLEPVVHNDDWILVTGTRR from the coding sequence ATGCCCTGGATACAAATCAGACTTGATACCAATTCCGATCACGCCGCAGAACTGGAAGATCTGCTGCTTGAAGCCGGAGCCAGCGCCGTTACCCTGCAGGACGGAAAAGACCAGCCCCTGTTTGAGCCAGAGCCAGGCAGCACCCCACTCTGGCACCATACTGTCGTCATTGGCCTGTTTGATGCCCACACCGATATGGATGAAGTGATCAGCATTCTCAAACACCAGTACCAGCGCGACCCCTTCCCGAACCACAAAATTGAAATTGTGGAAGACAAGGACTGGGAACGCGAGTGGATGACTCACTTTGTCCCCATGCAGTTTGGTACCCGTCTCTGGGTTTGCCCCAGCTGGAAAGAAGTACCAGAACCCGATGCTGTCAATCTGATGCTGGATCCTGGCCTGGCCTTTGGAACCGGTACTCACCCAACAACAGCACTGTGTCTTGAATGGCTGGAAAAACAGGGAGACCTGAGTGAGAAAAGCGTTGTCGACTATGGCTGTGGCTCTGGCATCCTCGCCATTGCTGCCCTGTTGCTGGGTGCCAGATGTGTTACCGGTGTTGACCTGGACCCTCAGGCACTGACCGCTACCATCGACAATGCCGAGCGAAACAGGATTGCTCCGGAAAAGCTGCAGGTATTCCTGCCGGAAAAAGCACCGCAGGAAAAAGTGGATATAGTCCTCGCCAACATTCTTGCCGGACCTCTTGTACAACTGGCCCCTACCCTGGCTGAGTATCTCGAGCCAGGTGGCAAAATCGCCCTGTCAGGTATTTTGTCTGAACAGACTGATAGCATCGTTGCCACCTACTCCGAATGGTTTGATCTTGAGCCTGTCGTTCACAATGATGACTGGATTCTGGTCACCGGCACCCGCCGCTAA
- the aroQ gene encoding type II 3-dehydroquinate dehydratase yields MASILVLNGPNLNLLGKREPGIYGATTLKQINQNLVTLADSQGHQLDTFQSNAEHELIERIHQAGEEGVAFIIINPAAYTHTSVAIRDAILGVSIPFIEVHLSNVHRREPFRHHSYFSDIAEGVIAGLGPKGYELALSYALEHITRQ; encoded by the coding sequence ATGGCAAGCATACTTGTACTCAACGGCCCAAACCTTAACCTGCTCGGAAAACGTGAGCCGGGGATTTATGGCGCAACCACTTTGAAACAGATTAACCAGAACCTGGTCACACTGGCAGACAGCCAGGGGCATCAGCTGGACACCTTTCAGAGCAACGCCGAACACGAGCTGATTGAGCGTATTCATCAGGCCGGTGAAGAGGGTGTTGCTTTTATCATCATCAACCCGGCTGCCTATACCCATACAAGTGTTGCTATCCGAGATGCCATTCTGGGTGTATCCATCCCCTTTATTGAAGTGCATCTCTCCAATGTCCACCGCCGTGAACCTTTCCGTCATCATTCCTATTTCAGCGATATCGCCGAGGGCGTTATTGCCGGACTGGGGCCCAAAGGTTATGAGCTGGCCCTGAGCTACGCTCTTGAACACATAACCCGACAGTAA
- the accB gene encoding acetyl-CoA carboxylase biotin carboxyl carrier protein, with product MDIRKVKKLIELLEESGIDELEIHEGEESVRISRYSQNAPAASYVAQPAPVAAVAPAPAAAPAAEAVAPAAPQPTGHQVASPMVGTFYTAPSPSSPAFVEVGQNVKEGDVLCIVEAMKMMNQIKADKSGTIEAILVENGQPVEYDQPLFTIS from the coding sequence ATGGACATCAGAAAAGTAAAAAAGCTCATTGAGCTGCTGGAAGAATCCGGAATTGATGAGCTGGAAATTCATGAAGGGGAAGAGTCCGTCCGCATCAGCCGCTACTCCCAGAACGCTCCGGCTGCCAGCTATGTTGCCCAGCCGGCTCCGGTAGCCGCAGTAGCGCCTGCCCCTGCCGCAGCACCTGCGGCCGAAGCCGTTGCCCCGGCAGCACCTCAGCCAACCGGCCACCAGGTTGCATCGCCCATGGTAGGCACGTTCTACACAGCACCTTCCCCAAGCTCGCCAGCGTTTGTGGAAGTGGGTCAGAACGTCAAGGAAGGCGACGTTCTGTGCATCGTCGAAGCCATGAAGATGATGAACCAGATCAAAGCCGACAAGTCCGGTACTATTGAAGCCATTCTGGTTGAAAACGGCCAACCCGTTGAATACGACCAGCCATTATTCACGATTTCCTGA
- the dsbD gene encoding protein-disulfide reductase DsbD produces the protein MSGKSSTALIKSSAVAGIFLFLGLFLFSQLLRAEGLQGLISSSPSGQQTFIPVEEAFQLSGEILNNQALVHFTVTPGHYLYKKRFSFTARHSETTLGEPVYPSGKEKFDENFGELLEVFDQNITIQLPVSSSQNMPEIDVRFQGCAEAGLCYPPHTKTLALAASDGSFVPVSTIRSPDSTSVDASDSYSSSYSNNYLNNYESTISEKSFVASLLLFLLAGIGLTFTPCVLPMVPILSSILVGNSTASRPKIISLTLAYILSMSLTFAIAGTLMGLFGASLNLQAKLQSPWLIGPFAALFVLLALSMFGLYELQLPEKLRNKLGNSDQSQGKLSGAMIMGVLSALVVSPCVSAPLAGALIYIGTTGDALLGGLSLFALGLGMGLPLLLIGIGGRHLLPKAGQWMDSVKTFFGFLLLAVAIWMLERVIPGPITLLLWGSLLVGGGVRLGAINFQPKTGRAIVSQTLGIILLVYGGCLIVGAAKGNTDPLQPLAATISTDPASAISPATSSVNNRLIFTKTHSVTELDNLLQQAALQERPVMVDVYADWCLSCKVVERTVFPDPDVRPLLEQLQLLKLDITDNTRHHQAWLNDYQLFGPPALLFFDPSGQEISQIRTLGEIQAPALASKLKTLLSGQ, from the coding sequence ATGTCCGGTAAATCATCCACAGCCTTAATAAAAAGCAGTGCTGTCGCAGGAATATTTCTGTTCCTGGGCCTGTTTCTATTTAGCCAACTGTTACGTGCTGAAGGGTTACAGGGATTAATCAGTTCGTCACCGTCTGGCCAGCAAACCTTCATCCCTGTTGAAGAGGCCTTTCAGCTGTCCGGCGAAATCCTCAACAATCAGGCACTGGTTCATTTTACGGTCACTCCCGGTCATTACCTTTATAAAAAGCGGTTCAGCTTCACTGCCCGGCACTCTGAAACAACACTGGGTGAACCGGTTTATCCATCAGGTAAAGAGAAGTTTGACGAAAACTTCGGAGAGCTTCTGGAAGTCTTTGACCAGAACATAACCATACAACTGCCTGTCAGCAGCTCTCAGAACATGCCGGAAATTGATGTTCGCTTTCAGGGCTGCGCCGAAGCGGGTCTCTGCTATCCGCCCCATACAAAAACTCTGGCCCTGGCCGCCTCTGATGGTTCATTTGTTCCTGTCAGCACCATTCGCTCGCCGGATTCAACCTCTGTTGACGCTTCTGACAGCTATTCAAGTAGCTATTCAAATAACTATTTAAATAACTATGAATCCACCATTTCAGAAAAAAGCTTTGTCGCTTCACTACTACTATTCCTGCTGGCCGGCATTGGCCTTACATTCACCCCCTGCGTACTGCCAATGGTGCCTATTCTATCCAGCATTCTGGTGGGTAACTCAACGGCTTCACGTCCAAAAATCATCAGCCTGACACTGGCTTACATCCTTAGTATGTCACTGACATTTGCCATAGCCGGCACCTTGATGGGACTCTTTGGTGCCAGTCTCAATCTTCAGGCGAAACTGCAGTCTCCCTGGCTTATCGGCCCCTTTGCAGCACTGTTCGTCCTGCTGGCTCTGAGCATGTTTGGGCTTTATGAGTTACAACTGCCTGAAAAACTGCGTAATAAACTGGGTAACTCTGACCAGTCGCAGGGCAAACTGTCCGGAGCCATGATAATGGGAGTTCTGTCCGCTCTCGTTGTATCACCCTGTGTCTCTGCGCCACTGGCCGGAGCCCTGATCTACATAGGAACAACGGGTGACGCCCTGTTAGGCGGGCTATCCCTGTTTGCTCTTGGACTGGGCATGGGGCTGCCACTGTTGCTAATCGGTATCGGTGGGCGCCACCTGCTGCCAAAGGCCGGACAATGGATGGATTCCGTCAAAACATTCTTTGGCTTTCTGCTTCTGGCGGTTGCGATCTGGATGCTGGAACGGGTTATCCCCGGTCCCATCACTCTTTTACTCTGGGGAAGTCTGCTTGTGGGGGGGGGAGTCAGGCTCGGAGCCATAAACTTTCAACCGAAAACAGGCCGGGCAATAGTCAGCCAGACTCTGGGAATCATTCTTCTGGTTTATGGTGGTTGCCTCATCGTGGGAGCCGCCAAAGGCAACACAGACCCTTTACAACCACTTGCTGCAACCATTTCAACAGACCCTGCTTCAGCAATCAGTCCTGCGACCAGTTCTGTGAACAACCGTTTAATCTTTACCAAAACCCATTCAGTTACAGAACTTGACAATTTATTACAGCAGGCCGCACTTCAGGAACGACCCGTTATGGTGGATGTGTATGCCGACTGGTGCCTGTCCTGCAAAGTGGTAGAGCGTACCGTTTTTCCTGACCCGGATGTCCGCCCGCTGCTTGAACAACTGCAACTGCTCAAGCTGGATATCACCGATAACACCCGACACCATCAGGCCTGGCTGAATGACTACCAGCTGTTTGGCCCTCCTGCACTGCTGTTCTTCGACCCTTCAGGGCAGGAAATAAGTCAAATCAGGACACTTGGGGAAATACAGGCTCCGGCTCTGGCCAGCAAGCTGAAAACCCTGTTATCAGGCCAATAA
- a CDS encoding DUF3426 domain-containing protein has translation MTPSRVNTTRCPKCQTSFRVTQAQLRAAGGSVRCGSCLHVFNAGTDSPEDTISPSEQQAGAAPPEIQSPEQLSEKTTPESSLTSPAINSQSSQSQPLSSLLNNLDKEQVDIRQEKRPRRPETSKKRMIQYIVAFAACLTLGTQYLWFNKNELSLDPSFRPWYQWLCQTLNCTLPPVVDINEIQSSQLLVRIHPDISEIMMVDAVIINKADHPQPWPKLSLTFSNLHDQPVASRTFSPKEYLGGELAGTKEMPANQAIRLSLELLDPGQDAVNYRLTFKNKTP, from the coding sequence ATGACGCCCTCAAGGGTTAACACAACCCGCTGCCCCAAATGCCAGACATCGTTTCGTGTCACACAGGCCCAACTACGCGCCGCCGGAGGCTCTGTTCGCTGTGGTTCCTGTCTCCATGTCTTTAACGCTGGCACTGATTCACCAGAAGACACCATAAGCCCTTCAGAGCAACAGGCAGGCGCTGCGCCTCCGGAAATCCAGTCTCCGGAGCAGCTGTCTGAAAAAACGACGCCAGAGTCCTCTCTTACTTCGCCTGCCATAAACAGTCAAAGCAGTCAGAGCCAACCCTTAAGTTCATTACTCAATAATCTGGATAAAGAGCAGGTAGACATTCGTCAGGAGAAACGACCACGTCGGCCAGAAACCAGCAAAAAGCGAATGATTCAATACATCGTCGCCTTTGCTGCCTGTCTGACTCTCGGGACACAGTACCTGTGGTTCAACAAAAATGAGCTGTCTCTGGACCCTTCATTTCGTCCCTGGTATCAGTGGCTGTGCCAAACACTGAACTGCACCTTGCCCCCCGTTGTGGATATCAATGAAATCCAGAGTTCCCAGCTGTTGGTTCGTATACACCCAGACATCAGCGAGATAATGATGGTCGACGCTGTCATTATTAATAAAGCCGATCACCCCCAGCCCTGGCCAAAACTGTCACTGACATTCTCCAACCTTCACGACCAGCCCGTTGCCAGCCGCACCTTCAGTCCGAAAGAATATCTGGGCGGAGAGCTGGCAGGTACAAAAGAAATGCCTGCCAATCAGGCGATTCGCCTGAGCCTTGAACTGCTTGACCCGGGTCAGGACGCAGTGAACTATCGCCTTACCTTTAAGAACAAAACACCATAG
- a CDS encoding ABC transporter substrate-binding protein: MKMLHTLWLGLLASFQLLAAPVPHRDSLHISLLPFFSSAAVFIAKERGYFSEQNLDVDFIHAGAAQNVALAVASGQADVGVTALTAGFYNLAGKGELKIIAGQYQEKKGWPGATYLACNSAFEKGLTSPEMTLDHRMGITQTGSTFHRWYGAMAQSQGKTLENNRLIRLQSVPAMISALVSCQVDSIIMMSHVAFKLSSENKAHIIGRVSDYTPGQMGIVFTSPESLKKQPNTISRFLNAYKKASQDYFDILITGNDDHAKLTLLTQINQYLTPRLPEKLLPKAVVYLDRNAQPDIPSMQENLNWYQQQGLVKKSFNLTDMLSLNLLNNPDENPDSNGKLH, translated from the coding sequence ATGAAAATGCTTCACACCCTGTGGTTGGGTTTGCTGGCCTCATTCCAGTTGCTGGCTGCACCTGTACCACATCGGGACTCCCTGCATATCTCATTACTGCCATTTTTTTCCTCTGCCGCTGTTTTTATTGCAAAAGAAAGAGGCTACTTCTCGGAACAAAATCTCGATGTTGACTTTATACACGCCGGAGCCGCACAGAACGTAGCCCTTGCCGTCGCATCCGGGCAAGCCGATGTTGGCGTAACCGCACTCACTGCCGGTTTCTATAACCTCGCAGGCAAGGGTGAGTTGAAAATTATCGCCGGTCAGTATCAGGAAAAAAAAGGCTGGCCCGGAGCCACTTATCTGGCCTGTAATTCAGCCTTTGAAAAAGGCTTAACCTCTCCGGAAATGACCCTTGACCATAGAATGGGCATCACCCAGACCGGTTCAACCTTTCATCGCTGGTATGGCGCAATGGCTCAAAGTCAGGGAAAAACACTGGAAAACAATCGCCTGATACGGCTGCAAAGCGTTCCGGCCATGATCAGCGCCCTGGTTTCCTGTCAGGTGGACAGCATCATTATGATGTCACATGTTGCCTTTAAACTATCCAGTGAAAACAAAGCGCATATTATCGGCAGAGTATCAGACTACACCCCCGGACAAATGGGCATTGTTTTCACCTCACCTGAGTCTCTAAAGAAACAACCCAATACAATATCGCGGTTTTTGAATGCCTATAAAAAAGCCAGCCAGGACTATTTTGATATTCTCATTACTGGCAATGATGATCATGCCAAACTAACCCTGCTAACCCAGATCAACCAGTATCTGACCCCCAGACTTCCAGAAAAGCTACTTCCCAAAGCAGTCGTTTATCTGGATAGAAACGCTCAGCCCGACATTCCATCCATGCAGGAAAACCTGAACTGGTATCAACAACAGGGATTAGTAAAAAAAAGCTTCAACCTGACCGATATGCTGTCATTAAATCTGCTGAACAACCCTGATGAAAACCCGGATAGCAATGGAAAACTGCATTGA